One window of the Salvelinus fontinalis isolate EN_2023a chromosome 2, ASM2944872v1, whole genome shotgun sequence genome contains the following:
- the LOC129825842 gene encoding probable ATP-dependent RNA helicase DDX5 isoform X2: MPGFSDRDRGRDRGYGSGPPRFGGGGRGGGGGGGKFGNPGDRLRKKHWNLDELSKFDKNFYQEHPDVTRRSPQEVAQYRSTKAVTVKGRDCPNPIMKFHEASFPTYVMDVINKAGWSEPTPIQAQGWPLALSGKDMVGIAQTGSGKTLSYLLPAIVHINHQPFLERGDGPICLVLAPTRELAQQVQQVAAEYGRASRLKSVCVYGGAPKGPQLRDLDRGVEICIATPGRLIDFLEAGKTNMRRCTYLVLDEADRMLDMGFEPQIRKIVDQIRPDRQTLMWSATWPKEVRQLAEDFLKDYVQINVGALQLSANHNILQIVDVCNDGEKEDKLLRLLEEIMSEKENKTIIFTETKRRCDEITRRMRRDGWPAMGIHGDKSQQERDWVLNEFKFGKAPILIATDVASRGLDVEDVKFVINFDYPNNSEDYIHRIGRTARSQKTGTAYTFFTPNNMRQASDLVAVLREANQAINPKLLQMADRGGKSNWSFKGRQRW, translated from the exons ATGCCTGGATTTTCCGACAGAGATCGTGGTAGAGATAGAGG TTATGGCAGCGGACCACCTCGTTTTGGAGgcggtggaagaggaggaggaggtggtggggggAAGTTTGGTAATCCCGGTGATAGACTGCGCAAGAAGCACTGGAACCTTGACGAGCTCTCTAAATTTGACAAGAACTTTTACCAAGAGCACCCCGATGTTACTCGGAGATCTCCG CAAGAGGTTGCACAGTACAGAAGTACTAAAGCGGTTACTGTGAAGGGGAGGGACTGCCCCAATCCAATTATGAAGTTCCATGAAGCCAGTTTTCCAA CCTATGTGATGGATGTCATTAACAAAGCAGGCTGGTCAGAACCAACACCGATCCAAGCACAGGGTTGGCCACTGGCATTGAGTGGCAAGGACATGGTTGGTATTGCACAGACAGGCTCTGGGAAAACTCTCTCG TACTTGTTGCCAGCAATCGTGCACATTAATCACCAGCCTTTCCTGGAACGTGGAGATGGCCCTATT TGCTTAGTGCTTGCTCCGACCCGTGAGCTGGCTCAGCAGGTCCAGCAGGTGGCAGCAGAGTATGGCAGAGCTTCTCGCCTGAAGTCTGTCTGTGTTTATGGGGGCGCGCCCAAAGGGCCACAGCTCCGTGACCTGGATAGAG GTGTGGAGATTTGCATTGCCACACCTGGCAGGCTTATTGACTTCCTGGAGGCAGGAAAGACCAACATGCGCAGATGCACTTACCTGGTCCTGGATGAGGCTGACCGAATGCTCGACATGGGTTTCGAACCACAAATCCGAAAAATTGTGGACCAAATCAGA CCTGACCGACAGACACTGATGTGGAGTGCCACCTGGCCCAAAGAGGTGCGCCAGCTGGCAGAGGACTTCCTGAAGGACTACGTCCAGATCAATGTGGGTGCTCTGCAGCTGAGTGCCAACCACAACATCTTGCAGATCGTGGATGTTTGCAATGATGGCGAGAAAGAAGACAA ACTCCTCCGCCTACTAGAGGAGATCATGAGTGAGAAGGAGAACAAAACCATCATCTTTACAGAGACCAAGAGGAGATGTGACGAGATCACTAGGAGGATGAGGCGGGATGG TTGGCCAGCAATGGGCATCCACGGAGACAAGAGCCAGCAGGAGAGGGACTGGGTGCTCAATG AGTTCAAGTTCGGAAAGGCGCCAATTCTCATTGCCACAGACGTCGCCTCCAGGGGTCTAG ATGTTGAAGACGTGAAATTTGTCATCAACTTTGACTACCCCAACAACTCTGAGGACTATATCCACCGCATCGGCAGAACTGCCCGGAGCCAAAAGACTGGCACAGCCTACACCTTCTTCACCCCCAACAACATGAGGCAGGCCAGCGACCTCGTTGCTGTGCTCCGTGAGGCCAACCAGGCCATCAACCCTAAACTCCTCCAGATGGCGGACAGAGGAGGTAAATCTAATTG GTCATTCAAGGGGAGGCAGAGGTGGTAG
- the LOC129825842 gene encoding probable ATP-dependent RNA helicase DDX5 isoform X1, translated as MPGFSDRDRGRDRGYGSGPPRFGGGGRGGGGGGGKFGNPGDRLRKKHWNLDELSKFDKNFYQEHPDVTRRSPQEVAQYRSTKAVTVKGRDCPNPIMKFHEASFPTYVMDVINKAGWSEPTPIQAQGWPLALSGKDMVGIAQTGSGKTLSYLLPAIVHINHQPFLERGDGPICLVLAPTRELAQQVQQVAAEYGRASRLKSVCVYGGAPKGPQLRDLDRGVEICIATPGRLIDFLEAGKTNMRRCTYLVLDEADRMLDMGFEPQIRKIVDQIRPDRQTLMWSATWPKEVRQLAEDFLKDYVQINVGALQLSANHNILQIVDVCNDGEKEDKLLRLLEEIMSEKENKTIIFTETKRRCDEITRRMRRDGWPAMGIHGDKSQQERDWVLNEFKFGKAPILIATDVASRGLDVEDVKFVINFDYPNNSEDYIHRIGRTARSQKTGTAYTFFTPNNMRQASDLVAVLREANQAINPKLLQMADRGGHSRGGRGGSGFRDDRRDRYSSGGRRDFSSFRDRENDRGFDSGPKKVFGTNSQSGGYGASGFDKSGNGFGGGYGTNGQSNYGASQAGAFPTQNFQAPQFSANQGGAQSGMSHQQFPFTQQQAPQPMVPYPMPPQFPQ; from the exons ATGCCTGGATTTTCCGACAGAGATCGTGGTAGAGATAGAGG TTATGGCAGCGGACCACCTCGTTTTGGAGgcggtggaagaggaggaggaggtggtggggggAAGTTTGGTAATCCCGGTGATAGACTGCGCAAGAAGCACTGGAACCTTGACGAGCTCTCTAAATTTGACAAGAACTTTTACCAAGAGCACCCCGATGTTACTCGGAGATCTCCG CAAGAGGTTGCACAGTACAGAAGTACTAAAGCGGTTACTGTGAAGGGGAGGGACTGCCCCAATCCAATTATGAAGTTCCATGAAGCCAGTTTTCCAA CCTATGTGATGGATGTCATTAACAAAGCAGGCTGGTCAGAACCAACACCGATCCAAGCACAGGGTTGGCCACTGGCATTGAGTGGCAAGGACATGGTTGGTATTGCACAGACAGGCTCTGGGAAAACTCTCTCG TACTTGTTGCCAGCAATCGTGCACATTAATCACCAGCCTTTCCTGGAACGTGGAGATGGCCCTATT TGCTTAGTGCTTGCTCCGACCCGTGAGCTGGCTCAGCAGGTCCAGCAGGTGGCAGCAGAGTATGGCAGAGCTTCTCGCCTGAAGTCTGTCTGTGTTTATGGGGGCGCGCCCAAAGGGCCACAGCTCCGTGACCTGGATAGAG GTGTGGAGATTTGCATTGCCACACCTGGCAGGCTTATTGACTTCCTGGAGGCAGGAAAGACCAACATGCGCAGATGCACTTACCTGGTCCTGGATGAGGCTGACCGAATGCTCGACATGGGTTTCGAACCACAAATCCGAAAAATTGTGGACCAAATCAGA CCTGACCGACAGACACTGATGTGGAGTGCCACCTGGCCCAAAGAGGTGCGCCAGCTGGCAGAGGACTTCCTGAAGGACTACGTCCAGATCAATGTGGGTGCTCTGCAGCTGAGTGCCAACCACAACATCTTGCAGATCGTGGATGTTTGCAATGATGGCGAGAAAGAAGACAA ACTCCTCCGCCTACTAGAGGAGATCATGAGTGAGAAGGAGAACAAAACCATCATCTTTACAGAGACCAAGAGGAGATGTGACGAGATCACTAGGAGGATGAGGCGGGATGG TTGGCCAGCAATGGGCATCCACGGAGACAAGAGCCAGCAGGAGAGGGACTGGGTGCTCAATG AGTTCAAGTTCGGAAAGGCGCCAATTCTCATTGCCACAGACGTCGCCTCCAGGGGTCTAG ATGTTGAAGACGTGAAATTTGTCATCAACTTTGACTACCCCAACAACTCTGAGGACTATATCCACCGCATCGGCAGAACTGCCCGGAGCCAAAAGACTGGCACAGCCTACACCTTCTTCACCCCCAACAACATGAGGCAGGCCAGCGACCTCGTTGCTGTGCTCCGTGAGGCCAACCAGGCCATCAACCCTAAACTCCTCCAGATGGCGGACAGAGGAG GTCATTCAAGGGGAGGCAGAGGTGGTAGTGGATTTAGGGATGACCGCCGGGACAGGTACTCCTCCGGGGGCAGGCGTGACTTCAGTAGCTTTAGGGACAGGGAAAATGATAGAGGTTTTGACAGTGGACCAAAGAAGGTCTTTGGCACAAATTCACAGAGCGGGGGCTATGGGGCAAGTGGCTTTGACAAAAGCGGCAATGGTTTTGGTGGCGGCTACGGCACCAACGGCCAGTCAAACTATGGTGCCAGCCAGGCCGGGGCGTTCCCAACGCAGAACTTCCAGGCCCCACAGTTTAGTGCCAACCAGGGCGGTGCACAGAGTGGCATGAGCCATCAACAGTTCCCCTTCACACAGCAACAAGCACCACAGCCCATGGTGCCTTACCCAATGCCCCCTCAATTCCCACAGTAA
- the LOC129825920 gene encoding E3 ubiquitin-protein ligase SMURF2-like — protein MSNQGVRRNGPVKLRLTVLCAKNLVKKDFFRLPDPFAKVVVDGSGQCHSTDTVKNTLDPKWNQHYDLYIGKSDSITISVWNHKKIHKKQGAGFLGCVRLLSNAINRLKDTGYQRLDMNKLGLNDSDTVRGQIVVSLQSRDRIGTGGPVVDCSRLFDNDLPDGWEERRTASGRIQYLNHITRTTQWERPTRPASEYSSPGRPLSCIVDENTPILSTNGATPTIPCVPSSDQRAQERRVRSQRHRNYMSRTHLHTPPDLPEGYEQRTTQQGQVYFLHTQTGVSTWHDPRVPRDLSNVNCEELGPLPPGWEIRNTATGRVYFVDHNNRTTQFTDPRLSANLHLVLNPSPNGSRSGIEIQNSPISRQNQLKEQSQQALVSPGNLPEEAECLTVPKYKRDLVQKLKILRQELSQQQPQAGHCRIEVSREEIFEESYRQVMKMRPKDLWKRLMVKFKGEEGLDYGGVAREWLYLLSHEMLNPYYGLFQYSRDDIYTLQINPDSAVNPEHLSYFHFVGRIMGMAVFHGHYIDGGFTLPFYKQLLGKPITLDDMESVDPDLHNSLVWILDNDITGVLDHTFCVEHNAYGEIIQHELKPNGKIIQVTQDTKKEYVRLYVNWRFLRGIEAQFLALQKGFNEVISQHLLKAFDEKELELIVCGLGKIDINDWKSNTRLKHCTTDTNIVKWFWKAVESYDEERRARLLQFVTGSSRVPLQGFKALQGAAGPRLFTIHQIDASSNNLPKAHTCFNRVDIPPYENYDKLYDKLLTAIEETCGFAVE, from the exons atATATTGGCAAGTCTGACTCCATCACCATCAGCGTGTGGAACCACAAGAAGATCCATAAGAAGCAGGGGGCTGGCTTCCTGGGCTGTGTACGCCTTCTATCCAACGCCATCAACCGCCTCAAAGACACCGGCT aTCAGAGATTGGACATGAACAAGCTGGGCCTCAATGACAGTGACACAGTGAGGGGTCAGATAGTGG TGAGCCTGCAGTCCAGAGACAGAATAGGCACAGGAGGCCCAGTGGTGGACTGCAGCCGTCTGTTTGACAATGACCTGCCAGACGG CTGGGAGGAGCGGAGGACTGCGTCTGGCCGAATCCAGTACTTGAACCACATCACACGCACCACACAGTGGGAGAGGCCTACCAG gcctGCGTCGGAGTACTCCAGCCCAGGCCGGCCTCTCAGCTGCATTGTGGATGAGAACACGCCCATCCTGAGCACCAATGGGGCCACGCCCACCATTCCGTGTGTCCCGTCCAGCGACCAGCGGGCCCAGGAGAGACGCGTCCGCTCCCAGAGACACAGGAACTACATGAGCAGGACACACCTCCACACACCCCCAGACCTGCCTGAGGGATACG AGCAGAGGACCACGCAGCAGGGCCAGGTGTACTTCCTCCACACCCAGACAGGAGTCAGCACATGGCACGACCCTCGAGTGCCCAG AGACCTGAGTAATGTAAACTGTGAGGAGCTGGGCCCACTGCCCCCTGGCTGGGAGATCAGGAACACAGCCACCGGCCGGGTCTACTTCGTGGACCACAACAACCGCACTACGCAGTTCACAGACCCGCGCCTCTCCGCCAACCTGCATCTAGTCCTTAA CCCAAGCCCCAATGGTTCCCGCAGCGGCATCGAAATTCAGAACAGTCCGATCAG CCGTCAGAAccagctgaaggagcagtcccagCAGGCACTGGTGTCTCCAGGTAATCTGCCAGAGGAGGCCGAGTGCCTCACGGTGCCCAAGTACAAGAGGGACCTGGTGCAGAAGCTGAAGATCCTCCGCCAGGAGCTGTCCCAGCAGCAGCCCCAGGCAGGCCATTGTCGCATAGAGGTGTCCCGCGAGGAGATCTTTGAG GAGTCTTACCGCCAGGTGATGAAGATGAGGCCGAAGGACCTGTGGAAGAGACTGATGGTGAAGTTTAAAGGGGAGGAGGGGCTGGACTACGGAGGAGTGGCCAG GGAGTGGCTGTATCTGCTGTCCCATGAGATGCTGAATCCGTACTACGGCCTGTTCCAGTACTCCCGCGATGACATCTACACCCTGCAGATTAACCCCGACTCGGCCGTCAACCCG GAGCACCTGTCCTACTTCCACTTTGTGGGTCGTATCATGGGCATGGCGGTGTTCCACGGCCACTACATAGACGGGGGCTTCACCCTGCCCTTCTACAAACAGCTGCTGGGGAAACCCATCACCCTGGACGACATGGAGTCAGTGGACCCAGACCTCCACAACAGCCTGGTCTGGATCCT ggACAATGACATCACAGGCGTGTTGGACCACACCTTCTGTGTGGAGCACAATGCCTACGGGGAGATCATCCAGCACGAACTCAAACCCAACGGCAAAATCATCCAGGTCACCCAGGACACCAAGAAGGAGTATGTCAG GCTGTATGTGAACTGGCGTTTCCTGCGAGGCATCGAGGCTCAGTTCCTGGCCCTGCAGAAGGGCTTCAACGAGGTCATCTCCCAGCACCTCCTCAAGGCCTTCGACGAGAAAGAGCTGGAG cTCATAGTGTGTGGCCTGGGTAAGATTGACATCAACGACTGGAAGTCCAACACGCGGCTGAAGCACTGCACCACCGACACCAACATTGTCAAGTGGTTCTGGAAGGCCGTGGAGTCGTACGATGAGGAGCGCCGGGCCAGGTTGCTGCAGTTTGTCACCGGCTCCTCCAGGGTCCCCCTGCAAGGCTTCAAAGCCCTCCAAG GTGCTGCAGGCCCACGACTCTTCACCATCCACCAGATCGATGCCAGCTCCAACAACCTGCCCAAAGCCCACACCTG CTTCAACCGGGTCGACATTCCTCCCTACGAGAACTATGACAAGCTGTATGACAAGCTGCTCACTGCTATCGAGGAGACGTGTGGCTTTGCTGTGGAGTGA